A region from the Desulfitobacterium dehalogenans ATCC 51507 genome encodes:
- a CDS encoding DUF2935 domain-containing protein, giving the protein MLFNSGITDGLLPTNVFIRQSLNLNLFFLRIMKEHSFFLAAGFLSKDEALSQQAIHFMNSFNALLTEAVLLANGNVDSAVLCSGEVATNMTLRAEQKTQGLGGVPLDTSLTVQELRLLPAAENVNPAIEGNVQSLNERAIVLTRELVKFKTQVLDAMLSGRLFTFNFPLLIVHIRREALLFIEQLRLLQRRGSIDLTQEVICQKVFWDLQMAEHAQFIAHLLDPTEAALIDQANNFARLFFNLRAQTESGANPLGQLIGQEIAATSNLRNFKATAEELILANRIKSIIFPLLADHLLREANHFLRILDTSGRIFGLKNELSGQLKIRTPSLF; this is encoded by the coding sequence ATGTTATTTAATTCGGGAATTACTGATGGGTTATTACCAACAAATGTCTTTATTCGTCAGTCACTAAATTTAAATCTTTTCTTTTTGCGTATTATGAAGGAACACTCCTTCTTCTTAGCAGCGGGATTTCTTTCTAAAGATGAAGCTTTGTCACAACAGGCGATTCATTTCATGAATTCCTTTAATGCCCTTTTAACTGAGGCTGTTCTTTTAGCGAATGGCAATGTAGATTCCGCTGTATTGTGTTCTGGAGAAGTTGCAACGAATATGACTTTAAGGGCTGAACAGAAGACGCAAGGATTAGGTGGAGTTCCACTTGATACGTCACTAACTGTTCAAGAGCTAAGACTTTTACCTGCAGCAGAAAATGTGAACCCAGCTATTGAAGGAAATGTTCAAAGCCTAAATGAAAGAGCTATCGTGCTAACGAGAGAATTAGTTAAATTTAAAACCCAAGTCTTGGATGCTATGTTATCTGGTCGGTTGTTTACTTTTAACTTTCCACTTCTTATTGTCCACATTCGACGCGAAGCGCTCCTTTTTATTGAGCAACTAAGATTGCTGCAGAGAAGGGGATCAATCGACTTGACACAAGAAGTAATTTGCCAAAAAGTATTCTGGGATCTGCAAATGGCTGAACATGCCCAATTCATTGCCCATTTGTTAGACCCGACTGAAGCTGCCTTGATAGATCAAGCCAATAATTTTGCAAGGTTATTTTTTAATTTACGTGCCCAAACAGAGAGTGGTGCAAATCCTTTAGGTCAATTGATTGGCCAAGAAATTGCGGCTACAAGCAATTTGCGTAATTTTAAAGCTACTGCAGAAGAATTAATATTAGCTAACCGCATAAAGTCAATCATATTTCCTTTGCTTGCCGATCATCTCCTACGGGAGGCAAATCACTTCTTACGAATACTAGATACTTCTGGGAGAATCTTTGGTTTGAAAAACGAGTTGTCAGGACAATTAAAAATTCGTACACCTTCTTTATTCTAA
- the serS gene encoding serine--tRNA ligase, producing the protein MLDIKLLRENTEIVKENIRKKFQNEKITLVDEVIALDTQNREAKSRRDYLRSRRNSISKEIGVLILKGQKDEAESAKADIVAMADELAELERKIDDFDIQIRERMLIIPNIMDPTVPIGKDDSENVEIERFGEPVVPDFEIPYHVDIMEKFKGIDFDSSRKTSGNGFYYLCGDIARLHSAILSYARDFMIDRGFTYYIPPFMIRGNVVNGVMSFSEMENMMYKIEGEDLYLIGTSEHSMIGKFIDTILDEEKLPQTLTSYSPCFRKEIGAHGIEERGVYRIHQFEKQEMIVVCKPEDSAGWFEKLYQYTVEFFRTLDIPVRTLECCSGDLADLKVKSIDIEAWSPRQKKYFEVGSCSNLGDAQARRLSIRIKSKNKENYIPHTLNNTVVAPPRMLISFLENNLKEDGTLSIPKPLQMYMGGKELIK; encoded by the coding sequence ATGTTAGACATTAAGTTGCTGCGTGAAAACACTGAGATCGTTAAAGAAAATATCAGAAAAAAGTTTCAGAATGAAAAAATCACCCTTGTAGATGAAGTTATTGCCTTAGATACTCAAAATCGGGAAGCGAAATCAAGACGTGATTATCTCAGAAGCAGAAGAAATTCAATCAGTAAAGAAATTGGTGTATTGATATTAAAAGGACAAAAGGATGAAGCTGAATCAGCGAAGGCAGACATAGTTGCTATGGCAGATGAACTCGCAGAATTGGAGAGAAAAATTGATGACTTTGACATCCAGATTCGCGAAAGGATGCTGATTATCCCCAATATTATGGATCCCACAGTACCAATCGGTAAGGATGATAGCGAAAATGTCGAAATTGAACGATTTGGTGAGCCTGTTGTACCAGACTTTGAGATACCCTATCATGTTGATATTATGGAAAAGTTTAAGGGTATCGATTTTGATAGTTCAAGAAAAACAAGTGGAAACGGTTTTTATTATCTTTGCGGTGATATAGCACGTTTGCATTCTGCGATTCTCTCCTATGCGCGGGACTTCATGATTGACAGAGGATTTACCTATTATATCCCCCCATTTATGATTAGAGGCAATGTTGTAAACGGTGTTATGAGCTTCTCAGAAATGGAAAATATGATGTATAAGATTGAAGGTGAAGATTTATATCTCATCGGCACGAGCGAGCATTCTATGATTGGTAAATTTATTGATACAATCCTAGATGAAGAAAAACTTCCTCAAACACTAACCAGTTATTCGCCGTGTTTTCGTAAAGAGATTGGTGCCCATGGCATTGAAGAGCGGGGTGTATACCGAATTCATCAATTTGAAAAACAGGAAATGATTGTGGTATGCAAACCGGAAGATAGTGCAGGTTGGTTCGAAAAACTATATCAATATACGGTTGAGTTTTTCCGCACTTTGGATATCCCTGTACGTACTTTGGAGTGTTGTTCGGGTGATTTGGCAGATCTAAAAGTAAAAAGTATAGACATAGAAGCGTGGTCACCGAGACAGAAAAAATATTTTGAAGTTGGTAGTTGCTCCAACTTGGGGGATGCACAGGCAAGACGTCTTTCTATCCGGATAAAAAGTAAAAACAAAGAAAACTACATCCCGCATACTCTTAACAATACAGTCGTAGCACCTCCAAGAATGTTGATATCATTTTTAGAAAATAATTTGAAGGAAGATGGTACCCTATCAATACCGAAACCATTGCAAATGTATATGGGGGGTAAAGAGTTAATCAAATAA
- a CDS encoding diphthine--ammonia ligase, whose product MNKEIKFASSYSGGKDSVLALYRAIKSGCEPVSLLTTYNKNAGRSWFHGVPVEVLNRVSQLMDIPLELVKTGVGDDYTKDFEKALLKLKDNGINACVFGDIDIQAHYDWCDARCKVAKIESIFPLWNESRKELVYEFIESGFKAVITVVDSSRLSERFLGRTLTKDLMAEIVAEGADICGEEGEYHTFVYDGPLFKEPVNFKLNEIIRNGNYAILPLLLE is encoded by the coding sequence ATGAATAAAGAGATAAAGTTCGCATCATCTTATAGTGGAGGAAAGGATAGTGTACTTGCGCTGTATCGAGCTATAAAGAGTGGGTGTGAGCCGGTAAGTTTACTGACTACTTATAACAAGAACGCCGGTCGTTCATGGTTTCATGGGGTTCCAGTAGAGGTTTTGAATAGAGTTTCACAGCTTATGGATATCCCTTTAGAACTTGTAAAAACAGGAGTGGGTGATGACTATACTAAAGATTTTGAAAAGGCACTCTTAAAACTAAAAGACAATGGCATTAATGCTTGTGTTTTTGGTGATATTGATATCCAGGCTCATTACGATTGGTGTGATGCTCGTTGTAAAGTTGCTAAGATAGAAAGTATATTTCCACTTTGGAATGAAAGTAGAAAAGAATTGGTTTACGAATTTATAGAAAGTGGTTTTAAAGCTGTTATAACTGTTGTGGATTCATCCAGGCTTAGTGAAAGGTTTCTAGGAAGAACCTTAACCAAAGACCTTATGGCAGAAATTGTAGCCGAAGGTGCAGACATTTGTGGAGAAGAGGGAGAATACCACACCTTTGTATACGATGGACCACTTTTTAAAGAACCTGTAAATTTTAAATTAAATGAAATAATAAGAAATGGTAATTATGCAATATTGCCTCTTTTATTAGAATGA
- a CDS encoding DMT family transporter: MLQSKKESNRGIWLIALGAALWGLDGVLIVALLQHVTSSQIVWLEHLLLSLFAVPVLLLKRHELKRLNPGDWLALLFIAWGGSALASILFTAGFTYGNPNVVLLLQKVQPIFAILLASWLLKERMRKDFYALFVAALIGAYLLTFGLHMPTSGVSSSELIGSLCAIGAAALWGGSTVMGKRLVGKLSFTTLTALRFAIALPLLTIIVFAQHPNWANIGQALSLAPVWANLLFQTLVPSLISLLLYYRGLNGVRASYATIAELAFPATGLLLNWFILHQTIDLGQWIGFAIVWLAVLQLSRMPNDPKSTVKTSDGANFASL, encoded by the coding sequence ATGTTACAATCAAAGAAAGAATCAAATAGAGGCATATGGTTAATTGCCCTCGGAGCGGCCTTGTGGGGACTCGACGGTGTCCTCATTGTAGCCTTACTACAACATGTAACATCTTCTCAGATAGTATGGTTGGAGCACCTGTTATTATCCTTATTCGCCGTACCTGTGCTCCTACTGAAGCGTCATGAGCTGAAACGACTCAATCCTGGGGACTGGCTCGCTCTTTTATTTATCGCATGGGGCGGATCGGCTTTAGCCTCGATTTTGTTTACCGCCGGATTTACTTACGGCAATCCAAATGTCGTCCTTCTCCTGCAGAAAGTTCAGCCCATCTTTGCTATTCTTCTCGCCTCCTGGTTGCTCAAGGAACGCATGCGAAAAGACTTCTATGCTCTATTTGTTGCAGCACTTATAGGCGCTTATCTACTTACTTTTGGTTTGCACATGCCAACTTCCGGAGTCAGCTCCTCAGAGCTTATCGGATCATTATGTGCCATCGGTGCAGCCGCGCTATGGGGCGGATCGACTGTTATGGGAAAGCGTCTTGTCGGAAAATTGTCGTTCACGACCTTAACCGCACTTAGATTTGCTATAGCTCTGCCACTATTAACCATCATTGTATTTGCACAGCACCCGAACTGGGCTAATATCGGTCAGGCTCTCAGCCTGGCTCCGGTCTGGGCGAACCTGTTATTCCAGACTCTCGTGCCAAGTCTTATAAGTCTATTGCTCTATTACCGCGGGTTAAATGGTGTGCGAGCCTCTTATGCCACCATCGCCGAACTCGCATTCCCTGCAACCGGCCTACTTTTGAACTGGTTTATTCTGCACCAAACCATAGATCTAGGGCAATGGATTGGGTTTGCCATAGTCTGGCTTGCTGTACTGCAATTATCTCGGATGCCTAACGATCCTAAGTCAACGGTGAAAACTTCCGACGGAGCGAACTTCGCCAGCTTATAA
- a CDS encoding GntR family transcriptional regulator codes for MLIEIDMHSSIPIYKQLKTAIVSGILSGELHEGDNLPSIRQLASDLGINLHTVRKVYEMLCDEGYIKIHRSKGAEICSPPKLNKEDLSVFEKLLLPIVIELRARDIGEERFAALMKDLWEKSIEGGNHHE; via the coding sequence ATGTTAATCGAAATTGATATGCACAGTTCAATTCCGATTTATAAGCAATTGAAAACAGCCATTGTAAGTGGAATTTTATCTGGAGAACTACATGAAGGAGATAATTTACCATCGATCCGGCAGCTTGCAAGTGACCTGGGGATCAACCTTCATACAGTGCGAAAGGTATATGAGATGCTTTGTGACGAAGGGTATATCAAAATTCATCGAAGCAAAGGTGCCGAGATTTGCAGTCCGCCAAAGTTGAATAAAGAGGATTTGTCGGTCTTTGAGAAACTTCTCTTGCCCATTGTCATTGAGCTTCGTGCCCGAGATATTGGTGAAGAACGGTTTGCAGCTTTAATGAAGGATCTCTGGGAGAAAAGTATAGAAGGAGGAAACCATCATGAATAA
- a CDS encoding DUF1648 domain-containing protein yields MNNSLNFIIGVMGLSWLLVVLVTAFTPYFVRRNICFGISVPESEYYNPQLKTLRRNYSIGCLWAGLILGIGSSLCYIWTSAENTMWIQTGGLFLYFIISILVYFSMRTKIKAIKQNSDWEIETKTVAEISEKSDKTIRTAWYLLYLVVIAITVFASVLKYPSLPEQIPMHYNIAGEVDRYAAKSVGTFALMPVMQLLMGLLFAGINLAIGTSKRQRDFKRSSAFRGVMSITLFVIGFLVMLMFTCIQLSMLTILNEKLMMFLPIGFLVATFIICIYLAVKVGQGGSRLKTTDDALVNTVDDDRYWLGGFLYCNKNDPSLFVEKRFGMGYTLNFGNPKSLMAIGMLIILIVALMVLPLILK; encoded by the coding sequence ATGAATAATAGTTTGAATTTTATTATTGGAGTTATGGGACTCTCCTGGCTTCTTGTTGTGCTTGTCACGGCCTTTACTCCTTATTTTGTACGGAGAAACATCTGCTTTGGTATTTCTGTTCCAGAAAGTGAATATTACAATCCACAGTTGAAAACATTAAGGCGCAATTACAGTATAGGCTGTCTTTGGGCAGGCTTGATCTTGGGAATCGGAAGCTCTCTCTGTTATATCTGGACATCGGCAGAAAATACAATGTGGATTCAGACCGGCGGCCTGTTTTTGTATTTTATAATCAGCATACTGGTATATTTCTCTATGCGTACAAAGATTAAGGCTATTAAACAAAATAGCGACTGGGAAATTGAAACTAAGACAGTCGCAGAAATCAGCGAAAAATCCGATAAAACCATCCGTACTGCGTGGTACCTTTTGTATCTTGTTGTCATTGCTATCACCGTTTTTGCATCGGTGCTGAAATACCCATCTCTGCCTGAACAAATTCCTATGCATTATAATATTGCCGGCGAGGTGGACCGCTATGCTGCAAAATCCGTCGGAACCTTTGCCCTAATGCCGGTGATGCAACTTCTAATGGGTTTGCTGTTTGCAGGAATCAACCTTGCCATCGGCACATCCAAGCGTCAGCGGGATTTTAAGAGAAGCAGCGCTTTCCGTGGTGTCATGAGCATTACTTTGTTTGTCATCGGGTTTCTGGTAATGCTGATGTTTACCTGCATTCAGCTTTCCATGCTAACCATCTTAAATGAAAAATTGATGATGTTTTTGCCGATTGGTTTTTTGGTTGCTACATTTATTATCTGCATTTATCTTGCGGTAAAAGTAGGTCAGGGCGGAAGCCGATTGAAAACAACGGATGATGCGCTGGTAAATACGGTGGATGACGACCGTTATTGGCTCGGTGGATTTCTATACTGCAACAAAAACGACCCATCTCTTTTTGTAGAAAAGCGATTTGGAATGGGCTATACTTTGAATTTTGGAAATCCAAAAAGTTTAATGGCTATTGGCATGCTTATTATTTTAATTGTTGCACTTATGGTGTTGCCATTAATTTTGAAATAA
- a CDS encoding prenyltransferase, whose protein sequence is MAVIKQYEDDVNAILAKRYDNGADFWTTPDKRLCKGSPYSTLNCAHMLLELGVEPSEPVLKEIAGLFFSSWREDGRFKLSPQGAIYPCNTINAVNVLCHLGYASDSRLQKTFDYLLNIQQSDGGWRCNKFSYGKGPETEYSNPGPTLTALNAFRFTELLNTEPALDEAVEFLLEHWRIRKPLGPCHYGIGTLFMQAEYPFASYNIFVYVYVLSFYDRAKKDKRFAEALEVLQSKLVEGKIVVERLNRGLTGLAFCKKGEPSDLATKRYHEILRNLG, encoded by the coding sequence ATGGCAGTGATCAAACAATATGAGGATGATGTTAACGCGATATTGGCCAAACGTTATGATAACGGTGCGGATTTCTGGACGACTCCTGACAAACGTCTTTGTAAAGGAAGTCCGTATTCCACCCTAAATTGTGCCCATATGTTGCTGGAATTGGGCGTGGAGCCATCTGAACCGGTGCTGAAGGAGATTGCCGGTCTTTTTTTCAGTTCCTGGCGTGAGGATGGGCGATTCAAGTTGTCCCCACAGGGTGCCATATACCCCTGTAACACCATTAATGCCGTTAATGTTCTTTGTCACTTAGGGTATGCGTCTGATTCAAGACTCCAAAAAACCTTTGATTACCTTTTAAATATTCAGCAAAGCGACGGAGGGTGGCGATGCAATAAGTTCAGTTACGGGAAAGGTCCGGAAACGGAGTATTCAAATCCCGGCCCGACGCTGACAGCTTTGAACGCGTTTCGCTTTACAGAGCTGCTTAATACAGAGCCGGCTCTTGATGAAGCAGTGGAATTTCTGCTGGAGCATTGGAGGATACGTAAGCCCCTCGGGCCATGTCATTATGGAATTGGGACTCTGTTTATGCAGGCTGAGTATCCCTTTGCCAGTTACAATATTTTTGTTTATGTTTACGTACTTTCCTTTTATGACAGAGCCAAAAAGGACAAGCGGTTTGCGGAGGCGCTGGAGGTTTTGCAATCAAAGTTGGTTGAGGGCAAAATTGTAGTGGAACGGCTGAATCGGGGATTAACAGGGCTTGCTTTCTGTAAAAAAGGAGAACCGAGCGACTTAGCGACAAAACGCTACCATGAGATATTGAGAAACCTGGGCTGA
- a CDS encoding pyridoxamine 5'-phosphate oxidase family protein, which translates to MFREMRRSKQLLSREDTVAVMDRCTNGVLACLGDEDYPYAVPLSYVYFNDKIYFHSAKAGHKIDAIAKNPKVSFSVIDEDTIVSKEYTTYFRSVIAFGKTRIVEGDEWLEAFKALVEKYSGDQSEEAKHKEITGCTRAHLIAIDVEHITGKEAIEYVKAK; encoded by the coding sequence ATGTTTAGAGAAATGAGAAGAAGTAAGCAATTATTATCAAGGGAAGATACTGTGGCTGTCATGGACAGATGCACAAATGGCGTCCTGGCGTGCTTAGGTGATGAAGATTATCCTTATGCTGTTCCCCTAAGCTATGTTTATTTTAATGACAAAATCTATTTTCATTCTGCAAAAGCTGGACATAAAATCGATGCTATTGCGAAGAACCCGAAGGTGTCTTTTTCAGTAATAGATGAAGATACGATAGTAAGTAAAGAATATACGACCTATTTCCGTAGTGTTATAGCTTTTGGCAAAACAAGAATTGTAGAAGGTGATGAATGGCTGGAAGCTTTTAAGGCTTTGGTTGAAAAGTATTCAGGGGATCAGTCAGAAGAAGCCAAACATAAAGAAATAACCGGATGTACCCGAGCTCATCTTATTGCCATTGATGTCGAACACATAACCGGCAAGGAGGCCATTGAATACGTCAAAGCTAAGTAG
- a CDS encoding L,D-transpeptidase family protein, with the protein MRRIDKRQHHKSAVRVLKSVTPTYNRLSITLIAGKARMKSIRTKKIFKNKVPENILIPVFFIVLIYLLFLLYFVNHFFFNTVINGVDLSCKAHKDTDHVVRNYVKNYKLQLIERDGETEEITGQAIQMQYNKDNGIPEILRKKKPLTWGSSLFKKQKYYVKDLFIYNANALDSKTNNLNCLQKDMIEPRSVDFKYLNGSYALIKEVQGNKILKEKLYEAIKLGIANGDLKLDINEKLCYENPKHTVNSGKTQETLSLLNKYVSTNINYKFGSENEILNGEKINEWLTVDENLDVAISKTEVMKYLKELSRKYNTVGIKRNFKTSVGKTIEVEGGLYGWKIDLDAEAKALLEHIDLGETIEKEPVYAQKALSRGVDEIGGTYVEINITRQYLWFYKNGKLITQSPIVTGDPNKGNATVTGTFMLNYKQKGATLRGANYSTQVSYWMPFFGNIGIHDAGWRHSFGGQIYKNNGTHGCINTPLYVAKAIFDNIEEGIPIISYKE; encoded by the coding sequence GTGAGAAGAATCGATAAAAGACAACATCATAAATCTGCAGTTCGGGTTTTAAAATCGGTAACACCAACATATAATCGTTTAAGTATAACTTTGATAGCAGGGAAAGCGCGTATGAAAAGTATTAGGACAAAAAAGATTTTTAAGAATAAGGTTCCAGAAAATATCCTGATTCCGGTATTTTTCATTGTATTGATCTATTTGCTTTTTTTATTATATTTTGTGAACCATTTTTTCTTTAATACAGTTATAAATGGGGTAGACCTTTCCTGCAAAGCACATAAAGACACGGACCATGTGGTAAGGAATTACGTAAAAAACTATAAACTGCAATTGATAGAAAGAGATGGTGAGACAGAAGAAATAACAGGGCAGGCCATACAGATGCAATACAATAAAGATAACGGCATTCCTGAAATATTACGTAAGAAAAAGCCGCTTACCTGGGGAAGTTCATTGTTTAAAAAACAAAAATATTATGTAAAGGATCTGTTTATTTATAATGCAAATGCTTTGGATAGTAAAACAAATAATCTGAATTGCTTGCAAAAGGATATGATTGAGCCCAGGAGTGTTGATTTTAAGTACTTGAACGGCTCCTATGCACTGATTAAAGAAGTGCAGGGAAATAAGATATTGAAAGAAAAATTGTATGAAGCTATAAAATTGGGCATAGCAAATGGAGATTTAAAATTAGATATAAATGAAAAGCTTTGCTATGAAAATCCAAAGCATACCGTAAATTCCGGCAAAACCCAGGAAACATTATCTTTGTTGAATAAATATGTATCCACAAATATAAATTATAAGTTCGGTAGTGAAAATGAGATACTGAATGGAGAAAAAATAAATGAATGGCTTACTGTAGATGAAAATTTAGATGTGGCAATCAGCAAAACAGAAGTCATGAAATATTTAAAAGAATTAAGCAGAAAATATAATACGGTCGGGATCAAAAGAAATTTTAAAACATCCGTAGGCAAAACAATAGAGGTTGAGGGCGGGCTTTATGGATGGAAAATTGACTTGGATGCTGAAGCCAAAGCATTATTGGAACATATAGATCTTGGTGAAACAATTGAAAAAGAACCTGTCTATGCTCAAAAGGCCTTATCCAGGGGTGTAGATGAAATCGGCGGCACTTATGTAGAGATTAATATAACCAGACAGTATTTATGGTTTTATAAAAATGGAAAGCTTATTACCCAGAGTCCTATCGTAACGGGAGATCCCAATAAGGGAAATGCCACGGTGACCGGAACTTTTATGCTTAATTATAAACAAAAGGGCGCAACCTTAAGGGGAGCGAATTATTCAACTCAAGTAAGCTATTGGATGCCGTTTTTCGGGAATATAGGAATCCATGATGCCGGATGGAGGCATTCTTTTGGAGGACAGATCTATAAAAACAATGGAACCCATGGCTGCATAAATACACCGTTGTATGTGGCAAAAGCGATTTTCGATAATATAGAAGAAGGAATCCCGATTATTAGTTATAAAGAATAA
- a CDS encoding DUF1659 domain-containing protein: MAVIGKPLTSTLVLKYEDGLTPAGAPRIRQMGLKHVKPDADHADLHDIAVALFSLSDHPLTAVILQDSTELVEEPEG; encoded by the coding sequence GTGGCTGTCATTGGCAAGCCGTTGACTTCAACCTTAGTGTTGAAATATGAAGACGGGCTGACACCTGCCGGCGCTCCCCGAATCAGACAAATGGGCTTAAAACACGTTAAGCCCGATGCTGATCATGCAGACCTCCACGACATTGCCGTCGCATTGTTCAGCCTCTCCGATCATCCGCTCACTGCCGTGATTCTACAGGATAGTACGGAGTTAGTGGAAGAACCGGAGGGATAA
- a CDS encoding DUF3102 domain-containing protein — translation MVTVGRVLTLVWGYGEWIKWLTESVSCSRSTASRLMKIFREYGPEHFSVDGEEGSNGASMQHLNYTQGIILFGIPEEDREQFIEDNDVGSMSQRELRQTIKEFFRGFIKGQMGNIFGEGKVIFRTRLCFLLKNT, via the coding sequence ATGGTTACTGTTGGGAGAGTCCTCACGCTTGTCTGGGGCTATGGGGAGTGGATCAAATGGCTGACTGAGTCGGTGAGTTGCTCTCGGAGCACAGCCAGTAGATTGATGAAGATCTTCCGGGAGTATGGGCCGGAACATTTTTCAGTCGATGGGGAAGAGGGCTCAAATGGTGCATCGATGCAACATTTGAACTATACCCAGGGGATCATCCTTTTTGGGATTCCGGAAGAGGACCGGGAGCAATTTATAGAGGACAATGATGTGGGGAGCATGAGCCAGCGGGAGCTGCGGCAGACAATCAAGGAGTTCTTTAGGGGTTTTATAAAAGGGCAGATGGGTAACATCTTTGGGGAAGGAAAAGTTATATTCCGAACCCGGCTATGTTTTTTATTGAAAAACACTTGA
- a CDS encoding MerR family transcriptional regulator, which produces MSYTVHEVAELSGVTIKTLYHYQKIGLLMPERVAENGYRYYGHKELKRLQQILFYRELDFSLENIKNALDNESDRLNCLYEQYSLLKAREQRLANILRTLEETIQHEEKGVPMSKEKMFNGLNQKEWEETIAYQNEHLQKEYGYEIDTSEIDAEVMNPKASEAVEFMSFMAASLKNGVSANDKSVLDAMEKHIKFMQQDMNIDAMGFAAQTRFLMTDDFHREMMEGQQTGLSYYICFAAESYAAK; this is translated from the coding sequence GTGTCCTATACAGTACATGAAGTAGCTGAACTTTCTGGTGTAACCATTAAGACATTGTACCATTATCAAAAAATTGGGTTACTAATGCCGGAAAGGGTAGCTGAAAATGGTTATCGCTATTATGGTCATAAGGAATTAAAACGATTGCAACAGATTTTATTTTATCGTGAGTTGGATTTTTCTTTGGAAAATATAAAGAACGCATTAGACAATGAATCGGATCGGCTGAATTGTCTATACGAACAGTATTCACTGTTAAAAGCAAGAGAGCAAAGGCTTGCCAACATTTTGCGTACGCTGGAGGAAACAATCCAACATGAAGAGAAAGGAGTACCTATGAGCAAGGAAAAAATGTTTAACGGATTAAACCAAAAGGAATGGGAGGAAACTATTGCTTATCAGAATGAACATTTGCAGAAAGAATACGGCTATGAGATTGATACAAGTGAAATCGATGCGGAGGTAATGAACCCAAAAGCCAGTGAAGCCGTTGAATTTATGTCGTTTATGGCAGCCTCACTGAAGAATGGCGTAAGCGCCAATGACAAAAGTGTATTAGATGCCATGGAGAAGCATATTAAGTTTATGCAGCAGGATATGAACATTGATGCAATGGGTTTTGCAGCTCAAACCAGATTTTTAATGACGGACGATTTTCACAGGGAAATGATGGAGGGGCAGCAGACAGGATTAAGCTATTATATCTGCTTTGCAGCAGAGAGTTACGCGGCTAAATAA
- a CDS encoding TetR/AcrR family transcriptional regulator: MSQTTKRALEESLKRMLLKKPINKITISDITEDCGINRMTFYYHFKDIYDLVEWSCIEDARKALDGKKTYDTWQQGFLQIFQAVLDNKPFIQNVYQSVSREQVENYLYTLTHNLLIGVIEEKAVGMEVRDTDKEFIANFYKFAFVGLMLDWIKDGMRKDPQQIIDRLSILIEGDITRALNKYRIDKTHQTP; encoded by the coding sequence ATGTCACAAACAACCAAGCGGGCATTGGAAGAATCCTTGAAGAGAATGCTTTTAAAAAAGCCGATTAATAAAATCACAATTTCGGATATTACGGAGGATTGCGGGATCAACCGTATGACATTTTATTATCACTTTAAGGATATCTACGATCTGGTGGAGTGGTCTTGTATAGAAGATGCCAGAAAAGCACTTGACGGTAAGAAAACATATGACACCTGGCAGCAAGGATTCCTGCAGATTTTTCAAGCAGTTTTGGATAATAAGCCCTTCATTCAGAATGTGTATCAGTCGGTCAGTCGGGAACAGGTAGAAAACTATCTGTATACCCTTACTCACAATTTATTGATCGGAGTGATTGAAGAAAAAGCTGTGGGGATGGAGGTTCGGGATACAGATAAGGAGTTTATTGCTAATTTCTATAAATTTGCCTTTGTCGGTCTGATGCTGGATTGGATCAAGGACGGAATGCGGAAAGATCCGCAGCAGATTATCGACCGGCTCAGCATCCTGATTGAGGGAGATATTACAAGAGCCTTGAACAAGTATCGCATTGATAAAACTCATCAAACACCCTAA